In Arthrobacter sp. B3I4, the following proteins share a genomic window:
- the nhaA gene encoding Na+/H+ antiporter NhaA: MSHTPPPAPRPGKPGATVFSRGSYAESLRIGEILRKETVGGALLVAAAVIALIWANSPASESYFMLRDFKVGYEPWHLNLSLGTWAADGLLAIFFFLVGLELKREFIAGDLRELSKSIVPVAAAVGGVIVPAVIYAAINFGSPETLRGWAIPTATDIAFAVAVLAIIGSHLPSALRIFLLTLAVVDDLIAITIIAVFYSADIQFLPLILALLPLGLYTYLAHRYRRFFGLKAPAAWVILLPLGLATWALVHASGIHATVAGVLLGLAIPVIRSQASGGPEAGPGLSEIFEHRFRPISAGIAVPVFAFFSAGVAVGGWDGLGSALTDPVALGVIFALVLGKPAGILGTTWLLTKATRARLDSSLKWIDIFGVSVLAGIGFTVSLLVAELSFGQGSVHDDHAKVGILAASFIAALLATAVLKTRNRQYRLAEEEEKRDSDQDGIPDVYQQDTAQP, translated from the coding sequence ATGAGCCACACCCCTCCGCCCGCGCCCCGACCCGGGAAGCCCGGCGCCACGGTCTTCAGCCGGGGAAGTTACGCCGAGTCCCTGCGCATTGGCGAGATTCTCCGCAAGGAAACAGTCGGCGGCGCCCTGCTCGTGGCGGCCGCCGTGATCGCCTTGATCTGGGCCAACTCCCCGGCATCGGAAAGTTACTTCATGCTCCGCGACTTCAAGGTTGGCTACGAGCCGTGGCACCTGAACCTGAGCCTCGGCACCTGGGCGGCCGACGGGCTACTCGCCATCTTCTTCTTCCTGGTGGGCCTGGAACTCAAACGCGAGTTCATCGCGGGGGACCTGCGCGAGCTTAGCAAGTCGATTGTGCCGGTCGCCGCCGCTGTTGGCGGCGTCATCGTCCCGGCCGTCATCTACGCCGCGATCAACTTCGGCAGCCCGGAGACCCTGCGCGGCTGGGCAATCCCCACGGCCACGGACATTGCCTTTGCCGTCGCCGTCCTCGCGATCATCGGCTCACACCTGCCCAGCGCGCTGCGGATCTTCCTACTCACGCTCGCCGTGGTGGACGACCTGATCGCCATCACCATCATCGCCGTCTTCTACTCCGCCGACATCCAGTTCCTGCCCCTGATCCTGGCGCTGCTGCCCCTGGGCCTGTACACCTACCTGGCCCACCGCTACCGGCGGTTCTTTGGTCTCAAGGCACCGGCCGCCTGGGTGATCCTGCTGCCCCTCGGCCTTGCCACCTGGGCACTCGTCCACGCCTCCGGCATCCATGCGACGGTGGCCGGCGTCCTGCTCGGTCTGGCCATCCCGGTGATCCGTTCGCAGGCCAGCGGCGGGCCGGAGGCCGGACCGGGGCTCTCGGAAATCTTCGAGCACCGGTTCCGCCCCATTTCGGCAGGCATTGCCGTGCCGGTCTTCGCCTTCTTCTCCGCCGGCGTTGCCGTGGGCGGCTGGGATGGCCTGGGCTCGGCGCTGACGGACCCGGTGGCCCTGGGCGTCATCTTCGCGCTGGTGCTTGGCAAACCAGCAGGCATCCTGGGCACTACCTGGCTGCTGACGAAGGCGACCAGGGCGCGGCTGGACAGCTCCTTGAAGTGGATCGATATCTTCGGCGTCTCGGTCCTGGCCGGCATCGGTTTCACGGTTTCGCTGCTCGTCGCCGAACTCAGCTTCGGCCAAGGCAGCGTCCATGACGACCACGCCAAGGTCGGCATCCTCGCCGCCTCGTTCATCGCCGCACTGCTGGCGACGGCGGTGCTCAAGACCCGGAACCGGCAGTACCGGCTCGCGGAGGAAGAGGAGAAGCGCGACTCCGATCAGGACGGGATCCCCGATGTTTACCAGCAGGACACCGCCCAACCCTGA
- a CDS encoding TrkA family potassium uptake protein gives MARNIFSTRSATPSDKASSVVVIGLGRFGGSLALELEAQGTEVLGVDASEDIVQSFNGRLTHVVRADSTKEEVLRQLSVHEFDRAVVGIGSDIEASILTTSRLLKFQRPQIWAKAISEPHAEILAQLGVEHVIRPEHDMGKRVAHLVLGAILDYVEFEDDFVMIRTGPPGIVRDRPLGVVGIRDKYGVTIVAVKRPGGTWGHTTAQTVLYEDDQIIVQGAKSRAERFSTLP, from the coding sequence TTGGCTAGGAACATTTTCTCCACCCGCTCGGCCACCCCAAGTGACAAAGCGTCCTCGGTAGTGGTCATCGGCCTGGGACGCTTCGGTGGTTCGCTCGCACTCGAGCTTGAAGCCCAAGGGACCGAGGTACTGGGGGTGGACGCCAGTGAAGACATCGTCCAGTCCTTCAACGGTCGCCTTACCCACGTGGTCCGGGCGGATTCAACCAAGGAAGAAGTGCTCCGCCAGCTTTCCGTGCACGAATTCGACCGCGCAGTGGTGGGCATCGGCTCGGACATTGAGGCCAGCATCCTGACTACTTCCCGGCTGCTCAAATTCCAGCGTCCACAGATCTGGGCGAAGGCGATCAGCGAGCCCCACGCCGAAATCCTCGCGCAACTCGGCGTCGAACATGTGATCCGGCCCGAGCACGACATGGGCAAGCGCGTTGCCCACCTCGTCCTTGGCGCCATTCTTGATTACGTGGAGTTCGAAGATGATTTTGTGATGATCCGTACCGGCCCGCCTGGAATTGTCCGCGACCGACCACTCGGCGTCGTCGGAATCCGCGACAAATACGGGGTAACCATCGTCGCCGTCAAACGCCCGGGCGGCACCTGGGGGCACACTACCGCGCAGACGGTCCTCTACGAGGATGACCAAATCATCGTCCAGGGCGCCAAATCGAGGGCCGAACGATTCAGCACGCTGCCGTAG
- a CDS encoding TrkH family potassium uptake protein, translating into MKFVRAFAPRHPAQVIVLGFVGAVAAGTGLLSLPLAKAGVGGAAFLEALFTATSAVCVTGLSTVDTPVFWSGFGQVVILVLIQIGGFGVMSFGTLLGVLTARRLGLKSRLSAAAETKSTGFGDVRRLLLGVLGISVVVESVLALTLAARFMVRYSYPPGEAVWHGVFHAVSAFNNAGFALHSDNLMGFVGDPWVCLPIAAAVIIGGLGFPVLFELGRQYRRPVLWSMNTKLVLAGSAVLLIGGTVFLTAVEWTNPATLGALPPADRVLAGLFQSAITRTAGFNSVDISQMHPVSWLGMDILMFIGGGPAGTAGGLKITTFAVLFFILSTELQGGTAVNIFGKRLSRAVHRQAITVVLLAIALVVGSSMFLMLITDFGQERILFEVISAFATVGLSTGITAAMPPAGQLVLILLMFIGRLGPVTLGAALALRERPLLYEFPKERPLIG; encoded by the coding sequence ATGAAGTTCGTCCGCGCTTTCGCGCCGCGCCATCCCGCCCAAGTGATCGTTCTCGGGTTTGTCGGAGCCGTTGCTGCAGGTACCGGCCTGCTCTCCCTGCCGTTGGCCAAAGCAGGCGTAGGTGGCGCCGCCTTCCTGGAGGCGCTGTTCACGGCGACGTCGGCCGTCTGCGTTACGGGCCTGAGCACCGTGGATACGCCGGTCTTCTGGAGCGGCTTCGGTCAAGTAGTCATCCTGGTGCTGATCCAGATCGGCGGTTTCGGCGTAATGTCGTTTGGCACCCTGCTGGGGGTCCTGACGGCGCGGCGGCTGGGTCTCAAGTCCCGGTTGTCCGCCGCCGCGGAAACTAAGAGCACCGGCTTCGGTGACGTACGGCGGTTGCTCCTGGGGGTCCTGGGTATCAGCGTCGTGGTCGAATCAGTCCTGGCTCTGACACTGGCGGCGCGGTTCATGGTCCGCTACAGCTATCCGCCCGGGGAAGCCGTCTGGCACGGCGTCTTTCACGCGGTCTCAGCGTTCAACAACGCCGGCTTCGCCCTCCATTCGGACAATCTCATGGGCTTCGTAGGTGATCCCTGGGTGTGCCTGCCGATAGCGGCAGCGGTCATCATCGGCGGTCTCGGGTTCCCGGTGCTCTTCGAACTGGGACGGCAGTATCGGCGACCCGTCCTTTGGAGCATGAACACCAAACTGGTCCTGGCCGGATCGGCGGTCCTGCTCATCGGCGGAACCGTCTTCCTGACTGCTGTGGAGTGGACCAACCCGGCCACCCTCGGGGCGCTGCCGCCCGCCGACCGGGTCCTCGCCGGCCTCTTTCAGTCTGCTATCACCCGCACTGCCGGCTTCAACAGCGTCGACATCTCCCAGATGCACCCGGTGTCCTGGCTCGGCATGGACATTCTGATGTTCATCGGCGGCGGCCCGGCCGGAACTGCCGGGGGTTTGAAGATCACCACGTTCGCAGTGCTTTTCTTTATCCTCAGCACGGAACTCCAGGGCGGTACGGCTGTCAACATCTTCGGCAAACGGCTCTCCCGCGCCGTTCACCGTCAGGCCATCACCGTGGTGCTCCTCGCCATTGCCCTCGTGGTGGGGTCATCCATGTTCCTCATGCTCATCACCGACTTCGGCCAGGAGCGCATCCTCTTCGAGGTCATTTCGGCCTTCGCAACGGTGGGTCTGTCCACCGGCATCACGGCTGCCATGCCGCCGGCCGGGCAACTCGTCCTGATCCTGCTGATGTTCATCGGCAGGCTGGGACCGGTGACCCTCGGGGCCGCGCTGGCCCTGCGTGAACGGCCTTTGCTTTATGAATTCCCGAAAGAAAGGCCGCTCATTGGCTAG